One window of the Candidatus Wolbachia massiliensis genome contains the following:
- the rnhA gene encoding ribonuclease HI — protein MNKKEVTIYTDGACFGNPGTGGWAAIILFQNHRKDIYGREENTTNNKMELTAVINALKALKFSCNVSLYTDSLYVRDGITEWINKWKINGWKTGNKKSVKNVELWKELDNVASQHEINWKWVKAHNGDKHNEEADSLAKKAIIDA, from the coding sequence ATGAATAAAAAAGAGGTGACAATATACACAGATGGAGCGTGCTTTGGTAACCCTGGAACAGGAGGATGGGCAGCAATTATATTGTTTCAAAATCATAGAAAGGATATTTATGGTAGAGAAGAAAATACTACAAACAATAAAATGGAGTTAACGGCGGTGATCAATGCGCTGAAGGCATTAAAATTTTCTTGTAATGTCAGTTTATATACGGATAGTCTCTATGTTAGAGATGGCATAACAGAGTGGATAAATAAATGGAAAATAAACGGTTGGAAGACAGGTAATAAAAAATCGGTAAAAAATGTGGAATTGTGGAAAGAGTTAGATAATGTTGCTTCACAACACGAGATTAATTGGAAGTGGGTTAAAGCACATAATGGCGATAAACATAATGAGGAGGCCGATAGTTTAGCAAAAAAAGCAATAATCGATGCTTAA
- a CDS encoding heme o synthase, translating to MYTSVFLNVESTILDFWHLLKPRIMYLVVFTAVAGMVAAPGSIHPFLALISLVCIALGSGSAGAINMWYDRDIDLLMERTKNRPIPSGRVSAENALEFGVTLGILSVFIMAIAVNYISAILLAVSILFYVFIYTIWLKRCTPQNIVIGGAAGAFPPIIGWAVVTNSVSWESFILFLIIFMWTPPHFWALSLNKSEDYAKASVPMFNIVYGPEKTRKHILVYSVLLVLTSLLPALFLKKALFYLSIAIFEGCFFIWYAISVMKLKNYSSQKKMFSYSISYLFLLFASIIFCSIDLF from the coding sequence ATGTACACAAGCGTTTTTCTAAATGTTGAATCAACAATACTAGATTTTTGGCATTTACTAAAGCCAAGGATAATGTACCTTGTAGTATTTACTGCCGTTGCTGGAATGGTTGCTGCTCCAGGTAGTATTCATCCTTTTCTAGCACTAATATCTCTTGTATGTATTGCTCTTGGATCGGGATCTGCAGGTGCCATAAATATGTGGTATGATAGAGATATAGATCTGCTTATGGAAAGGACAAAAAATCGTCCTATACCCTCAGGTAGGGTCTCTGCAGAAAATGCGCTTGAATTTGGTGTAACCCTAGGAATATTGTCAGTATTTATTATGGCAATAGCAGTAAATTATATTTCTGCTATTTTGCTTGCAGTTAGCATATTGTTTTACGTTTTCATATATACAATTTGGCTCAAAAGGTGCACTCCACAAAATATTGTGATTGGTGGTGCAGCAGGTGCTTTCCCTCCAATAATTGGCTGGGCAGTTGTAACTAATTCCGTGAGCTGGGAAAGTTTTATTCTATTCTTAATAATTTTTATGTGGACCCCACCACATTTTTGGGCCTTATCTTTAAACAAGTCTGAAGACTATGCAAAAGCGTCAGTTCCAATGTTCAATATTGTTTATGGTCCGGAGAAAACAAGAAAACATATATTGGTCTATAGTGTGCTGTTGGTATTAACTAGCTTACTTCCAGCTTTATTCTTGAAAAAGGCTCTATTTTACCTGAGCATAGCAATTTTTGAAGGTTGTTTTTTTATTTGGTATGCTATATCTGTTATGAAGCTCAAGAATTACAGTTCACAAAAAAAAATGTTTTCTTATTCAATTTCTTACCTATTTCTCCTATTTGCTAGTATTATTTTTTGTTCTATTGATTTGTTTTAG